Within Cellulophaga sp. L1A9, the genomic segment CCGATCAAAAGAATTACGACCATCCAAACATTGGTTAAATCCAATTCAAAAATATTATTTCTCAATACTTTCTCAGGGTTTCCTTGTACCAAGCTGTTGATGACATCAAAACCTTCTCCATATAATGGGGGAATAAAATAAACGAGTATACCAATACCGATACCTCCAATAAATAATCGTTTTATAGGGGATCCTATTTTGTCAAAATACTTTTGTATTCTATCATATACTTCGGTAAAGTAAATGGAAGTTAATCCAGCTATAATGCCTAGAAGTATAAAAAAAGGGACATCACCTAATTTAAAGTTGTCTTCAATTTCAAAGGGAAGTAAAACATCATCTCCAAAGAAAAAATACGAGGTAATTATCGCTGAAATTGATGCTAGGAGTAAAGGTAGCATTGAGGCTATAGTTAGGTCTAAGCTAAACACTTCAATGGCAAAAATTATCGCAGCAATAGGAGCTTTAAATATGGAAGATAACGCTCCCGCGGCCGCACAACCAATTAAAAGATTCCGATTGGTTTGGTTCATGTGAAACATCCTCGCAATATTGGAGCTTATGGCTGCTCCTGTTGCTACTGTTGGCCCCTCAAGACCAACGGATCCTCCAAAACCTACAGTAAGTGGTGCTGTTAGTAGAGAACCAAACATTTGATATTTGCGTATGATTCCTTTGTGTTGTGATATGGCATGAAGGGTAGAGGGTATACCGTGATTAACTTTATGTCTAATGACGAATTTGATCATTAAAAATACCAGTATGAGTCCTATCAATGGAAATATAAATAAAAAAGCTTGATGGTAGTCATTAACGAGCTTTCCCTCTAACAAATGTTGATAAAAGTGCGTTATGTTTTTAAGTATGACCGCCCCAACACCTGAGGTAAAGCCAACTAAAATACTTAGAATATAAATAAACTGGCGTTCCGAGATATGCTTAACTCTCCATATCAAAAATTTGGTAAACCAAGTTTTTTTAAGTTTTTCCATTATATAAAGAATCCCGAAATAGTTCAGGATTATATTTTACGCTTTTAAATCTAATTTTAGATGCAATTCTTTTAATTGAACGTTATCTATTTTTGCAGGCGCATCGATCATGACGTCGCGTCCACTATTGTTTTTAGGGAATGCAATAAAATCTCTAATTGTTTCTTGACCCCCAAGAATAGCTACTAATCTATCTAATCCAAATGCTAAACCTCCATGTGGTGGTGCGCCATATTGGAACGCATCCATTAAGAAACCAAATTGTGCTTTTGCCTCTTCTGGTGTAAAGCCTAAATGTTTAAACATGGTTGCTTGCATCTCTTTATCGTGAATACGAATAGATCCGCCACCAATCTCATTTCCGTTTAAAACTAAATCATATGCATTTGCTTTTACAGCACCTGGATCAGAATCTAACAATTCTAATTGCCCTGGTTTTGGAGAAGTAAAAGGATGGTGCATGGCATGATAATGCCCTGTTTCTTCATCCAGTTCTAATAAAGGAAAATCAACTACCCATAATGGTGCAAATTCTTCAGGATTCCTCAAA encodes:
- a CDS encoding chloride channel protein, whose product is MEKLKKTWFTKFLIWRVKHISERQFIYILSILVGFTSGVGAVILKNITHFYQHLLEGKLVNDYHQAFLFIFPLIGLILVFLMIKFVIRHKVNHGIPSTLHAISQHKGIIRKYQMFGSLLTAPLTVGFGGSVGLEGPTVATGAAISSNIARMFHMNQTNRNLLIGCAAAGALSSIFKAPIAAIIFAIEVFSLDLTIASMLPLLLASISAIITSYFFFGDDVLLPFEIEDNFKLGDVPFFILLGIIAGLTSIYFTEVYDRIQKYFDKIGSPIKRLFIGGIGIGILVYFIPPLYGEGFDVINSLVQGNPEKVLRNNIFELDLTNVWMVVILLIGLILFKIIASALTFGAGGVGGIFAPVLFMGSIMGNCLAKIINNIGIFGTKVSESNFTLVGMAGLMAGVLHAPLTAIFLIAEVTGGYDLFIPLMITAAISYSITKYVQPHSVYNMELGRRGDLITHDKDHAVLTLMDIDKVIEDNFAIIHPEMSLGDMVHGAVVKSNRNIFPVVDEKDNSLLGIILLDDIRGIMFNQKLYNEVFASDVMHTPPEIIELDKDKMTEIMRKFQDSGAWNLPVIKNGSYVGFISKSKLLTAYRRKLINFTK